A single genomic interval of Ktedonobacterales bacterium harbors:
- a CDS encoding methylated-DNA--[protein]-cysteine S-methyltransferase, which produces MTRTVLNHRRSAEQYMPAESGIIVCYASLQTPIGLLQLFSAGHGLVKLALPNEPRSVAEAYLRRLLGPITILEDETAHETALAQLTAYFAGACRSFSVPLDPRGTSFQRLVWDTVAAVPYGATRSYGEIAHSIGRPASARAVGAANGANPLPVIIPCHRLIGANGSLTGYGGGIEIKRWLLALEQGSGCS; this is translated from the coding sequence ATGACCAGAACCGTTCTGAATCATCGGAGGAGCGCCGAGCAGTATATGCCTGCGGAATCAGGGATAATAGTTTGCTATGCGTCTCTCCAGACACCGATTGGTCTGCTGCAACTTTTCAGCGCCGGACATGGCCTGGTGAAGCTCGCGCTGCCCAACGAGCCGCGCAGCGTAGCCGAGGCATACCTCCGGCGTTTGTTGGGGCCGATAACAATTCTTGAGGACGAAACGGCGCATGAGACGGCGCTGGCGCAGCTTACCGCCTATTTTGCTGGCGCTTGTCGGTCCTTCAGCGTCCCACTTGATCCACGCGGGACATCCTTTCAACGCCTGGTCTGGGACACGGTTGCCGCTGTACCCTACGGCGCTACCCGTTCCTATGGAGAGATTGCCCACTCCATCGGACGACCCGCGTCAGCGCGAGCAGTCGGGGCAGCCAATGGCGCCAATCCCCTGCCCGTAATTATCCCCTGCCATCGTCTGATCGGCGCGAATGGGAGCCTGACGGGCTATGGGGGCGGAATCGAGATCAAGCGTTGGCTGCTGGCGCTGGAGCAGGGCAGCGGCTGCTCATAG
- a CDS encoding FAD-binding oxidoreductase: protein MIKDQNPTVTLEESAVQGLASRLRGSLLRPGDANYEQARRVYNAMIDKHPALIACCVDVADVIAAVNFAREQKLTLAVRGGGHNGPGLGVCDDGLVIDLSGMKGVHVDPVARTARVAGGCTWGEVDHATHPFGLATPSGFISTTGVGGLTLGGGIGYLARTFGLTIDNLLSVDVVLADGSFVTANAKEHDDLFWAVRGGGGNFGVVTSFLFQLHPISIVYSGPMLWPLEQAAEVMKVWRSFILDAPDEINGWFAFITVPPAPPFPEQFHLQKMCAIVWCDSGPLEQAEERFKPIRTHVPPVVDFVGPHPWPVLQSLFDALYPPGLQWYWKADFFKDLNDKAIDLHVKYAPQLPTMHSTAHIYPINGAAHRTGASETAFSFRDANFAEVIVGVDPDPANNPRMIQWARDYWMALHPYSAGGAYINMMMDEGGDQVKAAYRDNYARLAQIKAKYDPRNLFHVNQNIQPAR, encoded by the coding sequence ATGATAAAAGACCAAAACCCTACCGTCACTTTGGAAGAATCAGCAGTTCAGGGGCTTGCATCACGCTTGCGTGGCTCATTGCTGCGCCCCGGCGATGCCAACTATGAGCAGGCTCGTCGGGTCTACAACGCGATGATCGACAAACATCCTGCGCTCATTGCCTGCTGCGTAGATGTCGCCGATGTGATTGCTGCTGTCAACTTCGCGCGCGAGCAGAAGCTGACGCTGGCAGTGCGCGGCGGCGGACACAACGGCCCTGGCCTGGGCGTCTGTGATGATGGCCTGGTGATCGATCTGTCGGGCATGAAAGGGGTTCACGTTGATCCCGTTGCGCGCACTGCACGCGTTGCAGGGGGCTGCACCTGGGGCGAGGTAGATCACGCTACACATCCCTTCGGGCTAGCGACGCCAAGCGGCTTCATTTCGACGACCGGCGTTGGTGGGCTGACATTGGGTGGAGGCATTGGCTACCTTGCGCGAACTTTTGGCTTGACCATTGACAATCTGCTGAGTGTAGATGTGGTGCTGGCTGATGGCAGCTTCGTCACTGCCAACGCCAAAGAGCATGACGACCTGTTCTGGGCGGTGCGCGGCGGTGGTGGCAATTTCGGTGTGGTCACATCCTTCTTGTTCCAACTCCATCCGATCAGCATAGTCTATAGCGGGCCGATGCTCTGGCCGTTAGAGCAGGCGGCAGAGGTCATGAAGGTCTGGCGTTCCTTTATCCTGGACGCTCCCGACGAGATCAACGGCTGGTTTGCATTTATCACCGTGCCACCCGCGCCGCCCTTTCCAGAGCAGTTTCACCTCCAGAAGATGTGCGCCATCGTCTGGTGCGACAGTGGACCGCTGGAGCAGGCCGAGGAGCGCTTCAAACCAATTCGCACGCATGTGCCACCAGTAGTAGATTTCGTCGGACCGCACCCCTGGCCGGTCCTCCAAAGTCTCTTTGACGCTTTGTATCCCCCTGGCTTGCAGTGGTACTGGAAGGCCGATTTCTTCAAGGATCTGAATGACAAGGCCATCGATCTGCATGTGAAGTATGCTCCGCAACTGCCGACGATGCACTCGACCGCACATATCTATCCAATCAACGGAGCAGCACATCGAACCGGCGCGAGTGAGACTGCCTTCAGCTTCCGTGATGCTAATTTTGCGGAGGTGATTGTTGGAGTAGACCCTGACCCGGCCAACAACCCGCGCATGATCCAATGGGCCAGGGACTATTGGATGGCTCTGCATCCTTATTCGGCTGGTGGAGCCTATATCAATATGATGATGGATGAGGGCGGCGATCAGGTGAAGGCGGCGTATCGCGACAACTATGCCAGGCTAGCGCAGATCAAAGCGAAATATGACCCGCGCAATCTGTTCCATGTGAATCAGAACATCCAACCAGCCAGGTGA